In a single window of the Osmerus eperlanus chromosome 4, fOsmEpe2.1, whole genome shotgun sequence genome:
- the wdr46 gene encoding WD repeat-containing protein 46, translated as MAAPGEKALETTHVGKKEKQSAKRYWQGTEEEGKEDHKGQNEGKSKHVLLQKETPARMEGAKKRREREEERGGNKFISGKSDPFPGSAPVPEEKLKKFQRGEKGKLPPRLQYKLRDIVDRSEAASELAQKQAARHDLLLPEDAGFLEGDEDEDTCTISQEDIADAVDITSGAKYFNLNLSQFGPYRLDYSKTGRHLLLGGRRGHVTCLDWQSKQLMCEMNVMETVNDVKWLHSEAMFAVAQKKWLYIYDNNGIELHCIRKFNDVLRMQFLPYHFLLATASATGFLQYLDVSVGKEVAAICTKSGRLDVMSQNPHNAIIHLGHSNGTVTLWSPNQKESLVKMLCHQGGVRSVTVDKSGTYMVTSGMDKKLKVYDLRAFKPLQSYFLPAGASCLSLSQRGLLSAATGDIVQVYRDVWSTPVTKPYMAHRVRGSVWGVHFCPFEDVLGVGHGDGFTSMVVPGAGEPNFDGLDANPYRSAKQRQEWEVKALLEKVQPELICLDPGTLSQVDKATWEQRHQDQVQALGYDPQTKEKFTPRHKTKGRSSSGKVEKRKKQVAHEDQRDDIRKTVEDRMKMEKERKEKEKKNTTFSGQNSALDRFRK; from the exons ATGGCGGCGCCCGGAGAGAAAGCGTTGGAAACTACACACGTGGGGAAAAAGGAAAAG CAGTCTGCCAAGAGATACTGGCAGGGCActgaggaagaagggaaggaagATCATAAAGGACAGAATGAAGGTAAGTCCAAGCATGTTCTGCTACAGAAGGAGACCCCTGCAAGGATGGAGGGGGCGAAAAAGAGACGAGAACgtgaagaggaaagaggaggaaacaAATTTATATCAGGG AAATCAGACCCATTCCCTGGTTCTGCACCTGTCCCAGAGGAGAAACTGAAAAAGTtccagagaggagaaaaggggaaaCTG cCTCCTCGACTGCAGTATAAACTCAGAGATATTGTTGATCGCTCAGAAGCAGCCTCAGAACTTGCTCAGAAACAAGCTGCACGCCATGACCTTCTCCTTCCAGAGGATGCTGG GTtcttggagggagatgaggatgaggacacTTGCACCATCTCACAGGAAGACATTGCTGATGCAGTGGATATAACATCTGGGGCAAAG TACTTCAACTTGAACCTGTCTCAGTTTGGGCCATACCGTCTCGATTACAGCAAAACTGGACG ACACCTACTGCTTGGTGGTAGGAGAGGTCACGTGACCTGTCTGGACTGGCAGTCTAAACAGCTGATGTGTGAAATGAATGTGATGGAGACAGTTAATGATGTCAA GTGGCTTCACAGTGAGGCAATGTTTGCAGTGGCCCAGAAAAAGTGGCTGTATATCTATGACAACAACGGCATTGAGCTTCATTGCATCCGGAAGTTTAATGATGTCCTCCGCATGCAGTTTCTCCCCTACCATTTCCTGCTGGCTACAGCG AGTGCCACAGGTTTCCTGCAGTACCTGGACGTGTCTGTAGGAAAGGAGGTGGCAGCCATCTGCACCAAGTCTGGCCGGCTGGATGTGATGAGCCAGAACCCCCACAATGCCATTATCCACCTAGGCCACTCCAATGGCACAGTCACCCTCTGGTCACCCAATCAGAAGGAGTCCCTTGTCAAGATGCTCTGTCACCAGGGTGGTGTGCGTTCAGTCACCGTTGACAAGTCGGGCAC GTACATGGTGACATCAGGCATGGACAAGAAACTGAAAGTGTATGACCTCAGAGCATTTAAGCCTCTCCAGTCCTACTTCCTGCCTGCGGGAGCTTCTTGTCTGTCTCTGAGCCAAAGGGGACTGCTGTCAGCTGCCACAGGAGACATAGTCCAG GTCTATAGAGATGTATGGAGCACCCCAGTGACAAAGCCTTACATGGCCCACCGGGTGAGAGGGTCAGTGTGGGGCGTCCATTTCTGCCCTTTTGAAGATGTCCTTGGGGTGGGACATGGAGATGGCTTCACAAGCATGGTTGTACCAG GTGCTGGAGAGCCTAACTTTGATGGCCTGGATGCCAACCCTTACCGGAGTGCTAAGCAGAGGCAAGAGTGGGAGGTCAAGGCTTTGCTGGAGAAGGTTCAGCCAGAGCTGATATGTCTGGACCCCGGAACGCTAAGCCAGGTTGACAAGGCCACTTGGGAACAACGGCACCAGGACCAGGTCCAGGCTCTG GGCTATGACCCACAGACCAAGGAGAAGTTCACTCCCAGGCATAAGACCAAAGGTCGGAGTTCAAGTGGAAAGGTCGAAAAGCGCAAGAAGCAAGTGGCTCATGAGGACCAGAGG gATGACATCAGGAAAACGGTGGAAGACAGGATGAAGAtggaaaaggaaaggaaagaaaaagagaagaaaaatacaACTTTCTCTGGACAGAATTCTGCACTGGACAGGTTCAGGAAATAG